The DNA segment CGGGCTTTCGAGATTTTAGTTTTAAATTCTAGGCTTCACATTATACATTGCTTCAAAAAGGGCGACCGTAGTCTAGCCTGGTTTAGGACGTCGGCCTTCCAAGCCGTTGACCCGGGTCCGAATCCCGGCGGTCGCACCACACATTCAACCGTGCTAGAGTGGATAGAAATGGAGTACCTCGAAATTCTTGAGAAGCTGAAATCCATGGCGGATCTGAGAGCAGTGGAAGGCATGGCAAGATTCGGAATCAACCCGAAGAACACGTATGGCGTGTCAATCCCAAACCTGAGAAAGATAGCCAAACAAGCAGGCACAGATCATGCTTTGGCGCAGCAACTGTGGAATTCCGGGGTTCACGAGGCTCGTATATTGGCGTGCATGATTGACGCACCCGAATTGATAACAGAAAAACAGATTGAGAAATGGGTCGGCGAGTTCGACTCTTGGGACATCTGCGACCAATGTTGCAGCAACCTTTTCGACAAAACCAGATTCGCGTATGAGAAAGCGGTTGAATGGAGCCAACGAAAACGAGAATTTGTCATGAGAGCAGGATTCGTCATGATGGCAGTGTTGGCAGTGCACGACAAGAGCACGGCTGATGGAAAATTCCTGAAGTTCCTGCCAATCATAAAACGAGAATCAACGGATAACAGAAACTTTGTCAAGAAAGCCGTCAACTGGTCCCTGCGCCAGATTGGAAAACGCAACATCAACTTAAACAGGGCGGCAATTGAAACCGCAAAAGAAATCCAGAGACTCGATAACAAAGCAGCCAAATGGATTGCAGCGGACGCGCTTCGAGAACTAGCCAGCAAAGCTGTTCAAGAAAAAATCCGCAGGTTCGAAAACTTGGGAACTCGAAAGGCTTAAGCTAGGCTGCACGGCTTCCAAGATGATAGCGATACAACGCAGCTTGGACTTTCATCTTCTGCCACGCTTTTCACCCAAGAGAAACTTCGGTCTAAATATCTGCTCAGCTTGTTTGGGTTTAAGCACGCCTCTTTCTGTGGCAATTTCCTTCACCGAGGCTCTTTCGTCCAAGGATTGCTTGGCGATTTTCGCGGCTTCCAAGTATCCGATATAAGGGGAAAGATAAACTGCCAGGGAAGGGTTCTTGTCAACATAGTCTTTGCACTTTTTCCTGTCAACTGTTATTGCTTCGACGCATCTACGCGTGAACACTGGAAGATAATTGGTCAAGATTTGAATAGACTGTAGAACGTTGTACATCATCACAGGAGTCATAACGTTCAAATCCAGTTGCCCAGCCTGAACCGCCAAGGACACAGCTAGGTCGTTTCCCACAACTTGGAACCCGATCATGTCTAGACATTCAGCCATCACCGGATTAACTTTCCCGGGCATTATTGATGATCCAGGTTGCACAGGCGGCAACTCAATCTCAGCCAACCCTGTGGTCGGACCGGAAGAAAGAAGCCTCAGATCGTTGGCGATTCGAATTAATTCGAGAGCTAATTCTTTAAGTCCGCTTGAGACAGCGGCGATAGCATTGCGGCTTTGAAGAGCCTCAAAAGAGTTCTTCGCTTGTTTCAGCTGGAGCCCAGTCATTCTGCTGAGTTCGGCGATGGCGATTCTCCTATATCGAGGATGAGCATTGACTCCCGTGCCCACCGCCGTGCCTCCAAGCGCCAACTCCTCTAATCTTCTGCTTCTCTCGGCAATCTGTACTCTGGCGTTACGTATTGCCTCTGCATATGCAGTGAATTCCTGTCCAAGCGTTACTGGCAAAGCGTCCTGAAGATGCGTTCGCCCGGATTTTATAACATCAGCGTTTTTTTTCCCCAATTTTTCAAAGGCGTCTGCAAGCCTTTCCAACTCTTCCATTAGAGGTTGCAGTGAAATAAGCGTGGCTAAGTGAAGTGCGGTGGGAAAAGTGTCGTTTGATGATTGCGCCATATTCACATGGTCGTTTGGACTTATGCTCTTGTAGTCGCCTTTCTCTCTGCCCAGAATCTCAAGCGCACGATTCGCCAACACTTCATTAACGTTCATGTTGAACGAAGTGCCTGCCCCAGCTTGAAAAACATCAACTACAAACTGATCTAGGAAAGCGCCTCTCAAAACTTCGTCGCACGCCTTAACTATGGCATCGCCTATTTTCTCGTCTAGCCAGCTGATTTGCATGTTAGCTATGGCTGCGGCTTTTTTGACCATGATGTAGGAGTAAATAAACACTTTGGGCACTTTGATGCCGCTCACAGGAAAGTTCTCAACAGCTCGTTGAGTCTGAATACCATAGTAGGCTTTTTCTGGTACGTTCTTGGTGCCCAGAGAATCAACTTCTACCCGCGTTTTCACTGAAACAACTCCTGGAAAACTTTGACAGCCAATATGCCTTATAAGCCGATCTCTAATCTGGCGTCTTCAAACCCAAGGTCATGTAAACAGCTTTGCGTACGGTAAGCGCTGATTTTTCATCTTTGACGTTCTTAATCAACATTCGTCCGCCGTTGAATAAGCTAACTTCAATGCCGCGTTCGTACCTAAATACTATTACCAGAGAAGACTTGAGCAGGATCTTGAACTGGCTCTTCAATTTTAGGTAGATTTGATTAAGGCTCAGCTTGATGGGCTGTTGGGGATTTACGTTGAAGGTGTTGCTTCCACAGAGCACCGCCAGCTGTTCTGCTTCTTTCGCAACTGCAGGTGCCGTCTTGGCACCACACACGGGGCAGTCTGGTCGCTTGAAAATTTCAATTGTGGTGAAGTACATGTCTCTGAAGTCGCACACCATAAGCTTCCCCTTCAGTGAGCCGCCCATGTCGGCGAGCAGTTTAACAGCTTCCATGGCTTGTAGCGAGCCGATGATGCCTGTGGTGGCGCCAAGCACTCCTCTTGTGTCGCATGTTGGCAACTGGCGGTCATCCAAACCGGGCAAGAAGCACTCTAAACAAGGGGTTTCAGGTGAGTGTAAAACGGATAGGTTGCCTTCAACGCCAATTGCGGCGCCAAAAACATAAGGAATCCGATTTCTTACACAGGCTCGATTCAACAGGTAGCGGGTTCGCATGTTGTCTAAACCGTCGACCACGCAGTTCACGTCACAAACAATATCGTCTATGTTGCTTTCATTCACGTTCTCTGGCACAGGTTCAATCGTTACATCAGGGTTCATGTGCTGAATTCTTTCTGCTGCCGCCTCGACCTTCGGATACCGCAAATTGTCCAAGCTGTACAAAATTTGCCTATGCAGATTTTTCAGTTCAACCGTGTCTTGGTCTATCAGGCGCAGGTGACCGACGCCTGCCAAGGCTAGATAAAGCGCCGACGCCGTGCCTAATCCGCCTAAGCCCACGACTGCCACCCTTGATCGCCTAAGCTTTTCCTGTCCCTGCCTTCCCAACTCAGCCAAGACAACTTGTCGGCTGTAGAACTCTTCAGGTTTGAACGCGGCTTTCCGACTCAACTGCTTCACCTTCCGTAACGTAATCATATTACCGTATCTTTGAATATTTATCTAGCTCGCAACTCAACATCTTCATTGAATGATAATATGCATTCGGAATCTGGATTATACTTTATCAATGCTTTTGTATAAGCTGCGAGCAAACTCCAAACGATTGCAAATGAAGACTCCGTATCTAGTGAGCATACTTCTAGCCGCAGCGCTAGCGATTATTTACCTTTTCCAAGACCAGTACGCTGACCAGATGTATTTGTTTTCAAACGCCTTCCCCCCTGTAATAGCTGCCGTAACGGTTGTCTCATCTATCTATGGGCTCATGAAATATTGGGGAAAGCTTGAAGACAAATTCTCCAAGATCTGGCTTGGCTTCACGCTAGGAATGATTTTCTGGTTTCTTGGGGAATTATTCTGGGCGATTTACACTCTCTTGTTGAATGTGGAAATACCGTTTCCATCAATTGCAGACGTGGCATGGTTGATCGGGTACGCACCCATGATGATCGCCTTTCACTGGTATGTAAGAACCTTTCAGTTCACAATTTCAAAGAAAGTGTATAGGGCAGGCGCCATAACAATCGGGCTGGTAAGCTTTGGACTCTTTGCGTATTTTCTAACTCCCGTTCTTGCAGAGATGGCTGGAAAGGAGGTTGTAGCCGTTGGCATTGACATCGCATATCCAGCTTTGGACCTTGCCCTGTTTGGCTATGCCCTTCTAGCTCTTCTCATTTTCACAGGAGGAAAGATTGCTGTGGCTTGGGCGTTGATCAGTATTGCAACTTTCATGGATGTCGTAGGAGACATGCTTTTTTCGCTCACTACTCTTCAAGGCACGTACTATAATGGACATCCGTTGGAACTGCTGTTTCATTTCAGTTACATCTTGTACGCATTGGCTTTCTACGCCCACAGAAAAGAATTCTAGATCGATATTTTCCATCACTTGGTTTTGAGAGTCAAAGCAGCGGCAGCCGCCACTAATGGAAACAAAGAGATTCCAAGAAAGATCGATGGAAGATGCTGAGTTGTCTGTATCAAGTATCCTGCGTATGGCGCAGAAAAAGCGATGCCAATGTTCTGGCAAAGAGTCACTATACTGAAAGCTGTCCCAGCCAAGTTAGGCGGCGAATTTTGAGGTGGGATCGTCATCACCACAGGCGGAACCGACGCAGCAGCTATGCCCAGCAGAATGACGGACACAACTAGCATGAGACCGGAAGAGAAGGATGTTACAATCAGTGCAAGAGCCATCGCAATTGATCCTACAACGAGGAATGGTTTTCGTCGCTCGGTCTTGTCAGAGGCCCAGCCAAAAAGGGGCACGAAAACAACAGCTGCATACATAAGAACACTTGCGAAAATGCTTGCTTCAATGGGCTGTAGTCCTTTGAAAGTCTCGAACAAGACTTTTGCCCACGACAAATACGCTATCGCCGCAGCATTGAAAAACATCCAGACAAGGCTTGCCTTCCAAATCTCTGAGTTCCTAACAGCCTTCTTGACCTCTGTTAAACCAATAGGAGTGCGCTCGCCCTTCATTGGACCCTCTCTGACTACCGCTACAAAAACAACTGCGACCAAAACGGCTAACACTGAGCCCACATAGAACGGATACCGCCAATCGTTGAAATTCTGCGCTAGAACCGTAGCCGTCGGAAAAGCAAGTATCGTGGCAACAGGCATATTCGTGCCGTACAAACCCATGGCTTTGCCCAACTCCTTGTGACCGAACCACTGTGGAATGATAGTAGGCACGCCAACGACGATGAAAGCCCCTCCGACACCCAATATGAACCTACCCAGCAACGTTAGAGCAAAGCTTTGAGCCAGTGCAGTCACTAGGCTGCCAGAGGCGACTAATAGTAGCGAGACAAATCCAAGCCAACGAAATCCATACTTATTCACGACTAGCCCAGTAGGCAGAGCCAGAATAATTCCAGGAATCACCGTTAAAGACATCAGCAAGCCGACCCGCACCTCGTCAACAGTGAACTCATCAGCTACTCTCGTTAGTAGCGGGGGCATCAACTGAAAAACAAAGGCAAAAGCCAAGAAAGTCAAGAAGGAAGCAAACAAAACAGCCCAGCGGCGATTAGACGACCGCAACTCCTGCAATTTCTTTCTCTCCAAGATCTCAAACACACCATCACCACTGCATCATATTTGATTTGCCCCCTCGCCAAACTCTGAACAAGAACCACACTATTCACCTGTTATTATCCCCTTTGCCGACATCTTTCCGAAAGTAATTTATCAGTTATAGGCAAATATCAGACTGTTTCCAGAAGACTTAAATAAGTAATATCCGTTTAGAGGAACCGTTAAAGAAGATAAATATGATATGGATGGTGAAAAAAGAAAATGTCTACACCTGAAACCTGGGCAAAGAGATTTGGAGCAATGGCTATCATCAACCTCTTGTTGACCATAGGGTGGGCGCTTCTCCCCCTCTTATACGACCCCAACATTTCACGCTACATCGCAGGCGGCTCAGCAGGCACATGGGGCTATCTCGGCTTCCTCGCCATGATCATTGGAGGTTTCACAGGATTCGCGGCATTGGCTTCACTCTACTACATAATTCCCAAAGCGACGGGCGGCAACGTCAATAACATCCTCGCATGGCTAAACCTGGTGTTGGGAGAAGTAGGGATCATAGGGCTTTCAACGCTTCTCGGTGTTGCTGGATATATTGGAGGACAACTCATACGCGCAGGACGCGCTGCTGAAGTACACGCCGCTATAGTGTGGTTTACAGTTGAGCCATTCCCTGGACCAGTCGCCATATTCTTAGGTTTGGCTGGACTCGGAGCTTTCCTTGGAATTGTCAACCTGCTCCTAGCCTTTAGAAGCAAGAAGGTCTAAACACAGATCTCTAGGGCGAACCTTCTAACATCACATTTTTTAACTTAAACATCTATTATCGGTTAAACTTCAGCGGCGTCACAGATGAAACAGGAATATACACTTGGAAACAATGCTGAGAAGTCTCTCAAGTTATACATCTCAGGAACTAAAAGTCAAATTGACACGGAACTGGCAAAGTTGGCTTCCGGACTCACACAGCTTAGTCTTCATCCACATGTCGATTATGCGCTTTTGTCAAACGGGAAGCGACTTCGACCCTTACTTGTCATATTGTCAGCTGAAAGTGTGGGCGGAAAACGAAATAACGTCATGCATCTAGCATCGGCCTTTGAGCTGATGCACACAGCCACATTAGTCCACGATGACATCATAGATGGAGATGAGTCTCGCCGAGGGATCCCAGCTGTTCACAAGAGATGGTCAGTTAATGAAGCCATCTTGGCTGGAGACGCGTTGATCGCACTCGCTGTAAGACTAGCAGCTGAATACGGCGAAACAATACTGAAGACTGTGGCACAAAGCGCGCTTGAACTCTGCGACGGCGAACACAGGGACATAACCTCGTCTCTAAAAGCAGCCACTAGACAGCAATATTACAAGAGAATCAAGGAAAAGTCAGCCTCTCTCTTCAGATCATCTACCTACTGCGGAGCACTGGCTGGAGGAGGCAACCCGACGGAGACAAAGGAATTATCAGCGTTTGGCGAAAACTTCGGAATAGCCTATCAACTGAAAGACGACTTGCTGGACTGGACTCGGAACGGCAACTTGTTTTTGAACGACTTGAGAAATGGAAGGACAAGCCTTCCGATAATTCACTACTACGTGACATGCAGTTCAAGCCAGAAAAAACACCTTGAGAACATGCTTGACCCTCTCATAGAGAAAAAGGAATCAACAGAAAAAGACGAAGCCGAAGAACTCAGACAAGTTCTCAAACAGGCAGGTTCCTTCAACTACTGCGAAAAGCAAATAGACGAATACTTGAGACAAGCAGTCGACAGCATCTCCGATCTCAGAAACACAGAGTACAAGCTCTATCTCAATGAAATGGCAGAAACCCTCAAAGCCATGACGTGAAGACCTTCAGACATCTAAGGGTTGGGTTTTTCAAAAGACTTAACGCGCAACTGGAATCTATTGTGGGAACCATGTCCAAGCCGATCAATGTTGCAGAATCTCACACTGGGAAGGTCGTCTGCCTCTTATCAGGTGGAATCGATTCGCCTGTTGCAGTTTGGCTTATGGCACAGAAGAACTTGGCGCCGATTTGCGTTTATTTCGACAACTCTCCGTTTGCTGATGAAACAACGCAACAGAGAGCAGTTGAAGCAGCCAAAAGAGTCAGAAGACACATCGCTCATTCAATTAAGATGTACACTGTTCCCCATGGGGCCGACCTAGCGGACATTTTGAGAAAGTGTCCGCGCAACTTGACCTGTGTACTCTGTAGAAGGATGATGTACCGAGTCGCCGAGAAAATCGCCTTGAAGGAACGAGCCGAAGCCATAGTTACGGGCGAAATAATTGGAGAACACGCCAGTCAGACTCTTCGTAACTTGCACGTCGAAACAGAAGCTTTATCATGTGTGACGGTTCTGCGACCGCTAGCTGGCATGAACAAAACCGAGGTCGAAAACCTAGCTAGAAAAATAGGAACTTTCGACGCTTCAACTAAACCTGCATCATGTTGCACTGGCCCACCGCCCCAACCACGAACCCGCGCTCGACTTGAAGAGGTTCTCAAAGCAGAGGGAAAGCTCGACATCAACAGCATGATTGAACGCGACTTGAAAGGCGCATTTGTTTCTTTCATCTAGAAGCTGCCACGTGTGATATGGCACAACTACTTCACTGTCTGTTTGAGTGTTGCGCTCAGTACTTCGTTGGCAACTTTCGTGGCTTCGGCTTCGTTGGAGACTCTTTTGATCAACATTCTGCCGTCTCGGCTTAGTGTGATTTCAGCCTTTCCACTTTTCATTATTATCATATGCGGCGTGTCCAAAACAATCTCATACTGTTTCGACCGCTCAAGTGTTCGCTTCACTTCGTTCATGTTTAGATTCAGCTTTTTCGAGGTTCGAGCTTCGAACGCAGCTTTGTCCGAGCAGAGCTTAACCATCAGTTGTAGAGACGAAGCGCTTGTATTGATCATACCTTGGCACACTTGCTTTTTGGTATTCAATATTGCCCGCGATACTTATGGATTCGCACAGGTTCTCATCATTAAATCTCATAATATTGATAGAAATGAAACATTTATTAGCCCGACTGACGATAGTCAAGAATTCAGGTGGCTTCCTAATTGCCTCACAAGAAAAGCGCAAATGCGGAAAATGCGGGAAAAAAGAAGCCGGAAACAGGCGTCTACATATGTCATTGTGGCGGAAACATAAGCGACAACGTAGACGTGGTTAGAGTTAAGGAAGCCCTGACAAAGTGTAAGGGCGTCAAAGTCTGCGAAACCTACGAGTACATGTGTAGCAAACCAGGTCAGGACATGATTGAAAGAGACATTAAAGAGCACAAGCTTAACCGAGTTGTTGTCGCATCCTGTTCCCCCCGCATGCATCTAGACACTTTTAGAGGCGCGGCAAAACGAGGCGGGCTAAATCCGTATCTCCTCGACATGGCTAACATACGTGAGCAATGCAGTTGGGTTCACGACAACAAGGAGCTAGCCACTCAAAAAGCCACAGCAATCGTGCACGGAGTAACTGAACGTGCACAGCATCTGGAACCCTTAGAAGCAAAAAACATGCCAGTAAATCGAGACGTAGCCGTGATCGGAGGCGGGATAGCCGGCATTCTGGGCGCGATTGAACTTGCAGACAAGGGTTACAAGGTTTATTTGGTCGAGCGCAATCCGAGCATAGGCGGACACATGGCTCAGCTAAGCAAGACTTTTCCCACGCTCGACTGTTCAGCCTGCATTCTGACACCCAAAATGGTCTACGTATCGCAACACCCAAACATAGAAATAATCACGCTGGCCGAACCGATCGCTGTGAACGGTTCACCGGGCAACTACGAAGTTACGGTTCGAATTCGACCACGTTATGTTGACGTTGACAAGTGCATCTCATGCGGCGAATGTTCAAGAGTTTGCCCTGTCAAGAAACCCAGCACGCATGAAGAAGGGCTGAAACTGGAAAAATGCATCGACCTATCTTTCAAGCAAGCTGTGCCAAACGCTTATGCTATCGACAAGTCTCTTTGCCTCTGGTTCAATAAAGGGGTCTGCCGCGTCTGCGAGAAATTCTGCAAAGGCAAAGCTATTGTTTTTGACCAAAAGGAAGAAACAAGAACTCTGAACGTGGGCGCCATAATCT comes from the Candidatus Bathyarchaeia archaeon genome and includes:
- a CDS encoding DNA alkylation repair protein produces the protein MEYLEILEKLKSMADLRAVEGMARFGINPKNTYGVSIPNLRKIAKQAGTDHALAQQLWNSGVHEARILACMIDAPELITEKQIEKWVGEFDSWDICDQCCSNLFDKTRFAYEKAVEWSQRKREFVMRAGFVMMAVLAVHDKSTADGKFLKFLPIIKRESTDNRNFVKKAVNWSLRQIGKRNINLNRAAIETAKEIQRLDNKAAKWIAADALRELASKAVQEKIRRFENLGTRKA
- a CDS encoding aspartate ammonia-lyase, with protein sequence MKTRVEVDSLGTKNVPEKAYYGIQTQRAVENFPVSGIKVPKVFIYSYIMVKKAAAIANMQISWLDEKIGDAIVKACDEVLRGAFLDQFVVDVFQAGAGTSFNMNVNEVLANRALEILGREKGDYKSISPNDHVNMAQSSNDTFPTALHLATLISLQPLMEELERLADAFEKLGKKNADVIKSGRTHLQDALPVTLGQEFTAYAEAIRNARVQIAERSRRLEELALGGTAVGTGVNAHPRYRRIAIAELSRMTGLQLKQAKNSFEALQSRNAIAAVSSGLKELALELIRIANDLRLLSSGPTTGLAEIELPPVQPGSSIMPGKVNPVMAECLDMIGFQVVGNDLAVSLAVQAGQLDLNVMTPVMMYNVLQSIQILTNYLPVFTRRCVEAITVDRKKCKDYVDKNPSLAVYLSPYIGYLEAAKIAKQSLDERASVKEIATERGVLKPKQAEQIFRPKFLLGEKRGRR
- a CDS encoding HesA/MoeB/ThiF family protein, giving the protein MITLRKVKQLSRKAAFKPEEFYSRQVVLAELGRQGQEKLRRSRVAVVGLGGLGTASALYLALAGVGHLRLIDQDTVELKNLHRQILYSLDNLRYPKVEAAAERIQHMNPDVTIEPVPENVNESNIDDIVCDVNCVVDGLDNMRTRYLLNRACVRNRIPYVFGAAIGVEGNLSVLHSPETPCLECFLPGLDDRQLPTCDTRGVLGATTGIIGSLQAMEAVKLLADMGGSLKGKLMVCDFRDMYFTTIEIFKRPDCPVCGAKTAPAVAKEAEQLAVLCGSNTFNVNPQQPIKLSLNQIYLKLKSQFKILLKSSLVIVFRYERGIEVSLFNGGRMLIKNVKDEKSALTVRKAVYMTLGLKTPD
- a CDS encoding MFS transporter is translated as MERKKLQELRSSNRRWAVLFASFLTFLAFAFVFQLMPPLLTRVADEFTVDEVRVGLLMSLTVIPGIILALPTGLVVNKYGFRWLGFVSLLLVASGSLVTALAQSFALTLLGRFILGVGGAFIVVGVPTIIPQWFGHKELGKAMGLYGTNMPVATILAFPTATVLAQNFNDWRYPFYVGSVLAVLVAVVFVAVVREGPMKGERTPIGLTEVKKAVRNSEIWKASLVWMFFNAAAIAYLSWAKVLFETFKGLQPIEASIFASVLMYAAVVFVPLFGWASDKTERRKPFLVVGSIAMALALIVTSFSSGLMLVVSVILLGIAAASVPPVVMTIPPQNSPPNLAGTAFSIVTLCQNIGIAFSAPYAGYLIQTTQHLPSIFLGISLFPLVAAAAALTLKTK
- a CDS encoding polyprenyl synthetase family protein; the protein is MKQEYTLGNNAEKSLKLYISGTKSQIDTELAKLASGLTQLSLHPHVDYALLSNGKRLRPLLVILSAESVGGKRNNVMHLASAFELMHTATLVHDDIIDGDESRRGIPAVHKRWSVNEAILAGDALIALAVRLAAEYGETILKTVAQSALELCDGEHRDITSSLKAATRQQYYKRIKEKSASLFRSSTYCGALAGGGNPTETKELSAFGENFGIAYQLKDDLLDWTRNGNLFLNDLRNGRTSLPIIHYYVTCSSSQKKHLENMLDPLIEKKESTEKDEAEELRQVLKQAGSFNYCEKQIDEYLRQAVDSISDLRNTEYKLYLNEMAETLKAMT